A genomic region of Pontibacillus yanchengensis contains the following coding sequences:
- a CDS encoding hydrolase, with translation MDDKKKAFYVNLGSREISQLRDGNNDVFKIEATEEDMFRLRQVLNEVFDSDERSFWRAHVPYRHYSQDMDNDEYDSNMRKAYQMIYEFGDEETRKFIKEIGMTDDEQEGTVYGEEDPLA, from the coding sequence ATGGATGATAAGAAGAAAGCTTTTTATGTTAATTTAGGAAGTCGTGAAATATCACAGCTTCGAGATGGGAACAATGACGTATTTAAGATAGAAGCTACTGAAGAGGACATGTTCCGACTACGTCAAGTTTTGAATGAAGTATTCGATTCAGATGAGCGATCATTTTGGAGGGCTCATGTACCGTATCGTCATTACTCCCAAGATATGGATAATGATGAATATGACTCCAATATGAGAAAGGCTTACCAGATGATCTATGAATTTGGTGACGAAGAAACGAGAAAATTTATCAAGGAAATTGGTATGACAGATGACGAACAAGAAGGAACCGTGTATGGAGAAGAAGACCCTTTGGCTTAG
- a CDS encoding IucA/IucC family C-terminal-domain containing protein, with translation MIKAFTQEEVQLLDDHFRYYNPEAYSHWAHYEVIPFSKLEKKEGVKEVLDHLHSFLQSEDYVATASILTKRFAYYIVTGILVPMSAFDKAPVLDKKQLQLIRVDEDKNWFPKFKGNHESVTSPGQHSREDWVHDIAEEIFSTIVRPVFANVQQVSKLPMKTMWENLAIYIFWFYELFYPEFTLENHQHIQQDFHYLVQSLEGEAFGEKRNPLSYFQQQDCLKNGTRMRKFCCMTYKLNEQSNYCRTCPNLP, from the coding sequence TTGATCAAGGCTTTCACACAAGAGGAAGTTCAACTGTTAGATGATCATTTTCGCTATTACAACCCAGAAGCATATAGTCATTGGGCACACTATGAAGTCATCCCATTTTCGAAATTAGAAAAGAAGGAAGGAGTAAAGGAAGTATTAGATCATCTTCATTCTTTTTTACAATCTGAAGATTATGTCGCTACAGCTTCCATCCTTACCAAGCGTTTTGCTTATTATATTGTGACAGGTATTCTTGTTCCTATGTCTGCATTTGATAAAGCACCAGTACTTGACAAAAAGCAGTTACAATTGATTCGAGTCGATGAGGATAAGAATTGGTTTCCGAAGTTTAAGGGAAATCATGAAAGTGTTACTTCACCTGGACAACACTCAAGAGAGGACTGGGTTCATGATATAGCTGAAGAAATATTCTCTACTATCGTGCGCCCTGTATTTGCAAATGTTCAGCAAGTTTCCAAATTACCTATGAAAACAATGTGGGAAAATCTTGCTATCTATATCTTTTGGTTTTATGAACTATTTTATCCTGAATTCACATTGGAAAATCATCAGCACATTCAACAGGATTTTCACTATCTAGTTCAATCACTAGAAGGGGAAGCATTCGGAGAAAAACGAAATCCGTTATCTTATTTTCAACAACAAGATTGTCTTAAAAATGGAACTAGAATGCGAAAATTCTGTTGCATGACCTATAAATTAAACGAACAAAGCAATTATTGCAGAACTTGTCCCAATCTTCCTTAA
- a CDS encoding FecCD family ABC transporter permease: MLFQSHMSKGFGLAFSFILMLVCMGLSVVLGYTDTTIGDAITAFTTNNTQENAYIVIRNHRLPRALIATCVGASLGVAGVLMQALTRNPLASPGIFGVNAGASFFVVLAVSFSQTLSLGMLSWVSFIGAAFAAGLVYFIGAIGKEGLTPVRLTLAGAAIAGLFSSFTQGILVLNEKALDEVLFWLAGSVQGRSMDDLVDIFPYILVAWVLAFLISRHINILTMGEDVATGLGQKTAWIKALAGIIVVLLAGGSVAIAGPIGFIGIVVPHFARSLVGYDQRWLIPYCGVLGAVLLTAADISARYVIMPEEVPVGIMTAIIGTPFFIYIARKGLKST; the protein is encoded by the coding sequence ATGTTGTTCCAATCACATATGTCAAAAGGATTTGGTTTAGCGTTTAGCTTCATTCTCATGCTCGTTTGTATGGGATTGAGCGTCGTTCTAGGATATACAGATACAACGATTGGAGATGCCATAACAGCATTTACAACCAATAATACACAAGAGAACGCATATATTGTTATAAGAAATCATCGTTTACCTAGAGCCTTAATCGCTACCTGCGTAGGTGCTTCATTAGGTGTAGCAGGTGTACTTATGCAGGCTTTGACTAGAAACCCACTAGCATCTCCGGGAATATTTGGCGTAAACGCCGGTGCATCTTTTTTTGTGGTGCTAGCCGTATCATTTTCCCAAACTCTGTCACTAGGAATGCTATCATGGGTTTCCTTTATTGGAGCAGCATTTGCTGCAGGACTCGTTTATTTCATAGGAGCAATAGGAAAAGAAGGATTAACGCCAGTTAGATTGACTTTGGCAGGAGCCGCTATTGCTGGTCTGTTTTCATCTTTTACTCAAGGTATTCTAGTTTTAAATGAGAAGGCATTAGATGAGGTATTATTTTGGTTAGCTGGTTCCGTGCAAGGTAGAAGCATGGATGATTTAGTCGACATTTTTCCATATATATTGGTGGCATGGGTGTTGGCTTTCCTTATTAGCCGGCATATCAATATATTAACGATGGGGGAAGATGTAGCCACTGGCTTGGGTCAGAAAACGGCTTGGATCAAAGCGCTAGCTGGAATTATTGTTGTATTGTTAGCTGGAGGTTCCGTGGCGATAGCTGGTCCAATTGGTTTTATTGGTATCGTTGTACCTCATTTTGCCCGAAGCCTCGTTGGCTATGACCAACGCTGGTTGATTCCGTATTGCGGGGTGTTAGGTGCGGTATTGTTAACTGCTGCAGATATTTCCGCACGATATGTTATCATGCCAGAGGAAGTACCAGTCGGAATTATGACAGCTATCATTGGTACTCCATTCTTTATCTATATAGCAAGAAAGGGGCTTAAATCTACATGA
- a CDS encoding FecCD family ABC transporter permease — MSKYIPFRTKKDHISFFFDKKSIKYTSVFVIVTLLLCLASTSLGQVLISPLEVIQILFGSGEGGNAYIVQILRLPRILIALFVGIGLAVSGAILQGMIRNPLASPDIIGITSGGSVAVVTFLTIFSDENDALTVSIHWQPVAAFIGAMVIGLIVYALSLKSGTTPIRLVLIGIGLATLMDALTNLFMILGPIYRAADANLWLTGSVYGTNWDQVKVIIPAIVGLVILALLIARRINVQELGDELASGVGSHIQRDRLLFIVVSTALAGVSVSVAGGIGFVGLMAPHIARRLVGASYGALIPISALIGGILVVGADLIGRTLFLPIEVPAGVFTATIGAPYFIYLLFKK, encoded by the coding sequence ATGAGTAAATACATCCCCTTTCGAACAAAAAAAGACCATATTTCATTCTTTTTCGATAAAAAATCGATTAAATATACAAGTGTTTTCGTTATTGTCACGCTGCTTTTATGCTTGGCCTCTACATCATTAGGTCAAGTTCTCATCTCTCCGCTAGAAGTCATTCAAATTCTGTTTGGTAGTGGAGAAGGTGGGAATGCATACATTGTTCAAATTCTACGATTGCCACGAATTCTAATTGCCTTATTTGTAGGAATTGGCTTGGCTGTAAGTGGAGCTATTTTACAAGGGATGATACGCAATCCGTTGGCCTCACCAGATATCATTGGTATTACAAGTGGTGGCTCGGTAGCTGTTGTAACCTTTCTTACCATTTTCAGTGATGAGAATGATGCTTTAACCGTAAGTATTCATTGGCAACCAGTTGCTGCTTTTATAGGGGCGATGGTCATTGGACTAATCGTGTATGCCTTATCTCTAAAAAGTGGTACAACACCAATCAGACTCGTTTTGATTGGTATTGGACTTGCAACATTAATGGACGCATTAACGAATTTGTTCATGATTTTAGGTCCAATCTATCGTGCCGCTGACGCCAATCTTTGGTTAACAGGGAGTGTTTATGGCACGAACTGGGATCAGGTGAAAGTCATTATTCCTGCGATAGTAGGTTTAGTGATACTAGCGTTATTGATTGCCAGACGTATTAATGTGCAAGAATTAGGCGATGAATTAGCTTCAGGAGTTGGTTCTCACATACAACGAGATCGTCTATTGTTTATTGTAGTTAGTACAGCACTTGCTGGAGTATCCGTATCCGTTGCAGGTGGTATTGGTTTTGTAGGATTAATGGCACCTCATATTGCCAGAAGATTAGTAGGAGCGTCATATGGTGCATTGATTCCCATTTCAGCTTTAATTGGTGGAATCCTAGTTGTAGGTGCAGACTTAATTGGGAGAACGCTATTTTTACCTATAGAAGTTCCAGCTGGGGTTTTCACTGCAACGATTGGTGCACCTTACTTTATTTACTTATTGTTTAAAAAATAA
- a CDS encoding ABC transporter substrate-binding protein, giving the protein MKHINSKKFILTLMLVMAMAILGACGSSDSEGSSSDEGSSNNDENQEASSNENENSEDSSSSNFEPYTVKHAMGETTVKEKPEKVVILTNEGTEALLALGVTPVGAVKSWTGDPWYDHISDKMEGVEVVGTESEVNIEKIVSLQPDLIIGNKLRQEKIYDQLNEIAPTIFSETLKGQWKDNFKTYAKALNMEEKGQELIKEYDKRLEKFASEAGDKLNQEVSVVRFLPDHARIYQKDSFSGVILEQIGFNRPEPQDKDAFMEKVTKERIPAMDGDILFHFTYETGDGAATELKEEWTNDPLFQNLDVVKEGNVHEVSDAIWNTAGGYLAANKMVDDLEEIILNGESN; this is encoded by the coding sequence ATGAAACATATTAATTCAAAGAAATTTATACTTACTCTTATGCTTGTGATGGCAATGGCCATTCTTGGAGCATGTGGCTCTTCAGATTCAGAAGGTTCCTCTTCTGACGAAGGATCTTCAAATAACGATGAAAACCAAGAGGCTTCTTCAAATGAGAACGAAAACTCTGAAGACAGTTCATCCAGCAACTTTGAACCATATACAGTAAAACATGCTATGGGCGAGACTACGGTGAAAGAAAAGCCGGAAAAGGTAGTTATTCTTACTAACGAAGGAACAGAAGCTCTTCTAGCACTTGGTGTAACACCAGTAGGTGCGGTTAAATCTTGGACAGGAGATCCTTGGTATGATCATATCTCTGACAAGATGGAAGGTGTAGAAGTAGTTGGTACTGAATCTGAAGTGAATATCGAAAAAATCGTTTCCCTTCAACCAGACCTTATTATCGGTAATAAACTACGCCAAGAAAAAATTTACGATCAATTAAATGAAATTGCTCCAACTATTTTCTCTGAAACATTAAAAGGACAATGGAAAGATAACTTCAAGACATACGCAAAAGCACTGAACATGGAAGAAAAAGGTCAAGAACTAATTAAAGAATACGATAAGCGTTTAGAGAAATTTGCAAGCGAAGCCGGCGACAAGCTAAATCAAGAAGTATCTGTTGTCCGTTTCCTACCTGACCATGCTCGTATTTATCAAAAGGATTCCTTCTCAGGCGTAATCTTAGAACAAATTGGCTTTAACCGTCCTGAACCACAAGACAAAGATGCCTTCATGGAAAAAGTAACAAAAGAACGTATCCCAGCTATGGACGGGGACATTCTATTCCACTTCACTTATGAAACAGGTGACGGTGCAGCTACAGAGCTAAAAGAAGAATGGACAAATGACCCATTATTCCAAAACCTAGACGTTGTTAAAGAAGGAAATGTTCACGAAGTAAGTGATGCTATTTGGAATACAGCTGGCGGCTATCTAGCTGCAAATAAAATGGTAGATGATTTAGAAGAAATTATCCTTAATGGTGAATCAAATTAA
- the ytkD gene encoding RNA deprotection pyrophosphohydrolase — translation MFTFYDFYNNEVKLSFSDHPFSTSPKHVWVISRYKEKWLLTEHKDRGLEFPGGKVEEGETPEEAAKREVMEETGGVVEDLTYIGQYYVDGKGGCIIKNIYFAHIEDLTSQPNYYETKGPVCLSELPSSIQRDSSFSFMMKDAVLPHSLKYLKKAQLL, via the coding sequence TTGTTTACCTTTTATGATTTTTACAACAATGAAGTAAAATTATCATTTAGTGATCACCCTTTTTCTACCTCCCCTAAGCACGTCTGGGTAATTAGTCGATATAAAGAGAAATGGCTGTTAACCGAACACAAAGATCGTGGTTTGGAGTTTCCTGGAGGTAAAGTAGAAGAAGGAGAAACGCCTGAAGAGGCAGCAAAAAGAGAAGTTATGGAAGAGACAGGAGGAGTTGTTGAAGACCTCACCTATATAGGGCAATATTATGTTGATGGTAAGGGTGGATGCATTATCAAGAATATTTACTTTGCACATATCGAGGATCTTACTTCTCAACCAAATTACTATGAAACGAAGGGTCCAGTATGCTTAAGTGAGCTCCCTTCTTCAATTCAGCGAGATTCTTCGTTTAGTTTTATGATGAAGGATGCTGTGTTACCTCATAGCCTCAAATACTTAAAGAAAGCTCAGTTGCTCTAA
- a CDS encoding anthranilate phosphoribosyltransferase — protein sequence MQEWLKEVARGKRGSKDLSYEQTREAAASILNGEATDAQIAGYLVAERIKTESPDEMLAFVHSLREHSQAIPVPTPIQNKLVDFAGPYNGRKSFIATIPVSILLSEYGIPAYLHSSDALPPKYGTTVKDVLTALGIKVEQTGQQIANSIKEKGIGFASTESFCASLGRLRPIREQLHVRTLLNTAEKVLNLSSAHSLMMGAYHRTAINKIYPLFEGLTYQNVYIVQGVEGSEDLPVHRNSFIFKISNETYEDWVVKPKDYGLLDKEFDKDHKLSIQEQAEITTTLLSGEVPESYRYYYNQVLFNAGIRYYLFGAVETIEEGISIAKEQLRSQRGLHQLESWKE from the coding sequence ATGCAAGAATGGCTCAAAGAAGTAGCAAGAGGGAAACGAGGTTCAAAAGACTTATCCTATGAACAAACAAGAGAAGCGGCTGCATCTATATTAAATGGTGAAGCAACGGATGCTCAAATCGCAGGGTATCTCGTTGCGGAACGAATCAAAACCGAATCACCTGATGAGATGCTCGCTTTTGTACACAGTTTACGAGAACATAGCCAAGCCATTCCTGTCCCTACACCTATACAAAATAAACTGGTGGATTTCGCAGGCCCCTATAATGGAAGAAAATCTTTTATAGCAACGATTCCTGTTTCCATTCTTTTATCAGAGTACGGAATTCCTGCTTACTTGCATAGTAGTGATGCGTTACCACCTAAATATGGAACGACGGTGAAAGACGTTCTGACCGCATTAGGAATAAAAGTAGAACAAACAGGCCAGCAGATTGCAAATTCTATTAAAGAAAAAGGAATAGGCTTTGCATCTACAGAATCTTTTTGTGCTTCTCTTGGAAGATTAAGACCTATTCGTGAACAATTGCACGTAAGAACGTTATTGAACACTGCAGAAAAGGTATTAAATTTATCAAGTGCTCATTCATTGATGATGGGAGCTTATCATCGTACTGCTATTAATAAAATTTATCCACTGTTTGAAGGACTTACCTATCAAAATGTGTATATTGTTCAAGGTGTTGAGGGATCTGAGGACTTACCGGTTCATCGGAACAGCTTTATTTTTAAGATATCCAATGAGACGTATGAGGATTGGGTAGTAAAACCAAAAGATTATGGTTTACTGGATAAAGAATTTGATAAAGATCATAAGCTATCCATTCAAGAACAGGCAGAGATTACTACTACCCTGTTAAGTGGAGAAGTGCCCGAATCGTATCGATACTACTATAACCAAGTCCTATTTAATGCAGGAATTCGATATTATTTATTTGGGGCCGTGGAGACGATAGAAGAAGGGATCTCGATTGCAAAGGAACAGCTTCGGAGTCAAAGGGGATTACATCAGTTAGAGAGTTGGAAAGAGTAG
- a CDS encoding ABC transporter permease: MNTTPKQDQQRFEHHLKQLQKEKKHVWAWQFVIFIVFFSIWELSSQLQWIDPLLFSSPSSIADLLFQKVSDGSIFLHLRVTLLETIAGFIIGTFIGIFLAAVLWWSPRFSKIIDPYLVILNAMPKVALGPIIIVALGPGYVSIIAMGAIISVIITTIVVYSAFQGVDENYLKVLNSFGASRYQCFNEAVLPASFSTIISTFKVNVGLSWVGVIVGEFLVSQKGLGYLIIYGFQVFDFTLVLSSLMLIALCAAIMYQAVDRLERKLIKNSK, from the coding sequence TTGAACACAACTCCTAAACAAGATCAACAACGATTTGAACATCACCTAAAACAGCTTCAGAAGGAGAAAAAGCACGTTTGGGCATGGCAGTTCGTTATATTCATTGTATTTTTTTCTATATGGGAATTATCAAGCCAATTGCAATGGATTGATCCATTACTTTTCAGTTCTCCATCAAGTATTGCCGATTTACTCTTCCAAAAAGTATCAGATGGATCCATCTTTTTGCACTTACGTGTGACATTACTCGAAACGATAGCAGGATTTATAATTGGAACTTTTATTGGGATTTTTCTTGCAGCAGTTTTATGGTGGTCCCCCCGTTTTTCAAAAATTATTGACCCTTATTTGGTTATTCTGAATGCAATGCCTAAAGTTGCACTCGGACCTATTATTATTGTGGCACTTGGGCCAGGTTATGTATCGATCATTGCAATGGGAGCAATTATCTCCGTTATTATCACGACCATCGTTGTATATTCAGCCTTTCAAGGTGTCGATGAAAACTATTTGAAGGTGCTAAATAGCTTTGGGGCAAGTCGTTACCAATGCTTTAATGAAGCAGTGTTACCCGCTTCCTTTTCTACAATCATCTCCACCTTTAAAGTGAATGTTGGTCTTTCATGGGTTGGAGTTATCGTAGGAGAATTTCTTGTTTCTCAAAAAGGATTGGGGTATCTCATCATCTATGGTTTCCAAGTTTTTGACTTCACGTTAGTCTTATCCAGCTTAATGTTGATTGCCTTGTGTGCTGCCATAATGTATCAAGCTGTAGATCGGTTGGAACGAAAGCTTATTAAGAACTCTAAATAA
- a CDS encoding ABC transporter ATP-binding protein yields the protein MSSLQTKELTLAYGENTIINSLDIDIPEGEVTVLVGSNGCGKSTLLRSMARLLKPQEGGVILDGEAIAKLSTKDVAQKMAILPQSPVTPEGLTVLQLVKQGRYPYQSWFKQWSKEDEEAVESALDATNMQEFKERSVDSLSGGQRQRAWIAMTLAQDTDIILLDEPTTYLDMTYQIEILDLLFELNEQDGRTVVMVLHDLNLAARYAHHIVALKDQSIYAQGRPEHVVTCQFVRDVFQMNCNVTSDPIFGTPMCIPHGRGRCILQQSG from the coding sequence ATGTCTTCATTACAAACAAAAGAATTAACATTAGCTTACGGTGAAAATACAATCATTAATTCATTAGATATTGATATACCAGAAGGGGAAGTGACAGTTTTAGTAGGAAGTAATGGTTGTGGGAAATCAACTTTACTGCGCTCGATGGCTAGATTGTTAAAACCGCAAGAGGGTGGCGTTATCCTTGACGGTGAAGCGATTGCTAAACTTTCTACAAAAGATGTGGCACAGAAAATGGCCATTCTACCTCAGAGTCCCGTAACGCCAGAAGGCTTAACTGTATTACAATTAGTTAAACAAGGTAGGTACCCTTATCAAAGCTGGTTTAAGCAGTGGTCAAAAGAAGATGAGGAAGCGGTAGAAAGTGCGCTTGATGCGACCAATATGCAGGAATTTAAAGAACGTTCTGTTGATTCTTTATCTGGTGGTCAACGTCAGCGTGCGTGGATTGCAATGACACTAGCTCAAGATACAGATATTATCTTGTTAGATGAGCCTACAACGTATCTGGACATGACGTATCAAATAGAAATTTTAGATTTGCTTTTTGAATTAAATGAACAAGATGGCCGAACCGTTGTAATGGTGCTTCACGATTTAAATCTTGCTGCACGCTATGCTCATCATATAGTTGCTCTTAAAGATCAATCTATTTATGCACAAGGGCGTCCAGAACATGTGGTAACGTGTCAATTCGTGCGTGATGTATTCCAAATGAACTGCAACGTTACAAGTGATCCTATTTTTGGTACACCAATGTGTATTCCACACGGAAGAGGTCGTTGCATTCTTCAGCAAAGTGGGTGA
- a CDS encoding DUF6154 family protein: MKFADNLYELYNKHFSEKDYLPIFTNSVIEQLDKNDLLHILSECSKEELQTIVSTFVLNEIESRDQKIISLPSSQQDKHNKSPIQFKA, encoded by the coding sequence ATGAAATTCGCTGATAATTTATACGAGTTATATAACAAACATTTCTCTGAGAAAGATTACTTACCTATTTTTACAAACTCTGTTATTGAACAGTTAGACAAGAATGACTTACTGCATATCTTAAGTGAATGCAGCAAAGAAGAATTACAAACAATCGTATCCACATTCGTATTGAATGAAATAGAAAGTCGAGACCAGAAGATAATCTCTTTACCATCATCACAACAAGATAAACACAACAAATCACCCATTCAATTCAAAGCGTAA